TGCATCTGAATTCAGCAGCTTTATTATTCAATACAAACAAGAACACTTGATCCAGTCCTTATTTATTACTCATTCTATTAGTAATGCAGGAGAGCTTCCAACTTACTGCACCAATCAGCTATTACACAATCTTAATGAATAAATGCgcataaattagcattttaaataggTATGTCCAAAATCCCAATGAAAGGATTGATTATGAACGGTAATTAATTATAGGATACTGTGATGAATATGTTAATTGAGTAATTGCTGTGAATCACAGAGTCGCGGTTAAGAGTACAGAGGCGGGGCCAAGATGTGTCACCATAAGTGTCCAATAGGGAGAGAGCAGCACCCACATGATTAGCAATGGAGACTGCGAAATGCCTCAGATATACGACTAcgaagatttccattcatccaggtcatggtatatctagtataggtcaatctaaaacaactggacttgctgagtaatcaatgaagacgtttcactactcatccgagcatatatatgagagagagagagagagagagagagagagagagagagagagagagagagagagagagagagagagagagagagagagagagagagagagagagagagagagagagagagagagagagagagagagagagagagagagagagagagagagagagagagagagagagagagagagagagagagagagaacgaacCCACAGTACCCACTGTGGAATATGTGTTACTACTGATCTGTAGTAAGGAACACAATAGTACTCCGTGTAGTACTCTAGGTGTGGAGTATGTGTTACTACTGATCTGTATTAACACAATAGTACTCTGTGTAGTAGTGTGGGTACTCTCCATGTTTAGGGCATGTGTCTCTCCCCCTTGGGTTGCACTTTATATGTAGATGTTCTCCCTGTCCATGTCCTGCTGGAGGGTGCAAGACGCTACTCTATATGTCGGCGCTATACTAATATACTTACTGACATCCATTCGCACAATGGCAGACGACTGCTCCCCCTGGCTGTTTGTAGCCTTGCAGTAATACTCCCCACTGTCTGATGTGCCGACAGAAGCAAATTTCTGAGAAGGACAAACAGAAGGATATTTGTTCCCCAAAACCCACAATTTTATTTCGGTTGTCTCactaacggggggggggggtctctgtgGTAGCTTCTCTCATGGTCCTAGCACCCTGCAAGCACCCCACACTCCCTAGAGGCCTGGCAGCTTCTTTATCCTCTATCCaaggggaccccaacctttttttacccatgagccacattcaaaaatagagagttgggaagcaacacaggcatgcaaaaggtttctgggttgccaaataagggctgtgattggctgtttggtagccactatgtggactggcagctacaggagactatgtggcagtacatctggttttaatgcaattaaaacttgcccccaagcctgggattcaaaaacaAGCCCCTGCTCttaggccactgggaacaacatccaaggggttggggagcaacatgttactcacgagctactggttggggatcactgctctatccACTTGCCCCCTGCCTGAACCCCAGAACCGTATGTGAGCCCCACCTCCTCCCTTGCACCCTGCTGGCTTCTGCCCCCTCTCCCATCCCTAGTAGCCCCGTCCCACTAGCACAGCTGCAGCTTGTAGCCACACCAATCAATCGCCCTCACAGCGAGTAGCACACAGAGGAGGCACTAACAGAAGTACTTACCAACACTCCAGTATTGGGGTCAATGGTGTAAGTGGAGTTCTGGGACTTTGCTTGCATTGGGGAATTATTGTGGTACCAGGTGAAGGTGGGGAGTGGGAATCCCTGGGTCTCTACACACATAAGCTCGGCTACACTGCCCGTCCTGGCAGAGCTTGGCACCTGAGCAACTGGCGTTCCAGGGGCAACTGGCAAGAGAAAGGGAGAGTCAGGCCACTGAGTAATGAAGGAAGAATTTGGGGAAAGGGTGAATTAGGGTTAGGTTACCTATAACCTGCAGCTGGATCTTGGCTTCCCCATACAACACTTTGGTCCCAGTGCTGGTCACCTCACAGGAATACTCCCCGGCATCTTTGCGAGTGACCTGATTCAGCTTGATGCCTTGTGGGTAGGAAGTAGCACGGTCCTTGTATGACGCTGCCGTGGGGAGGAATGAGAATGAAGGTTGTGATCTTGCCGAGAGCTCAGGAAACACCTTCCCATTGGTCACTTACCTGTCAGGGATCCATCGTAGAACACAAAGCTCGTCTCCTGGTCTTTGTTTACAAACTTCCACTCCACTCGGGGGTTAATGTAGTCACTTGTGTAAGAGCATCGCAGGTCTGGAGCTACGAGAGAGGAAGGACAGTTGTTTCTATAAGTCCCACTCACTACTGATATATATACCCGCTCCAGTTCCCTAGCAACTCTATGTGCTGAGACATGATTATAGTTGGTGCAATTAATGGACCCCCCAGAAAAAGACGAGGCACAAGTCACTTACAGTCCCCTTCCTTCACAGTGATAGTTGGATCCGGAGCCGTCACACCAGCAAGAGCTGCAGTCCCTGCAAATGAGAAGTAAAAGGGTTAATGGGGCGGACAATAAAGGGATGTTGATGCAGTTATTACAAATAAAGAGAGGGGTTCATCAGGCCCAATCAGACCCCCCAGATCCCAACACTGGGCTCCATGTGATAGACTGGTGAGATGTGGGTCAGACATGGCGCTGTCCCCAGGCAGGGGTGGTACCACTGGACTATGAAAGGGCTGGTTGTGGCCAGGGGTAAGTGGCTTGTTATTGGCCAATGCGGAGCCATCTTTATTATCCCAGTGAATGAGGAGAGGGTGAAGAGTGAGAGAATTGGTCTATAGCAACTGTCACTTACACACAACTGCCCCATTAGACAGAACTCTATAGTGCACGACTATTGCAATAAACTAGAGGTACATAGGGGTGCTGCTGATAAATCAACGATCATTATTACAACTTACAATCACTGAGGGGCATGGGGTGACATTAACTCTTCCCACAAGAGGACAAAGTCACTTCCAATGTCTCTATTATAACAacgagggggggggagggttctcGGCCCAATGAGACTCCTCCAACACTTGTTTCACTTCAGTTgctttacaattactttctatttctcacttgtttttctaatattcaagtgtaaagtgtcatttttctccttctaaagcagctctgggagggggtcgccgactccgTAACTGttctaattgatacatttgtccctgctgagcagaatctctgggtttcattacaggcagctgttagacttgatacaatagttactgatactccagagatgagaaatggatcaactaaatgttgtaaagtTGTAACAAGAGtcagcacctgaattactgagctgtcactcaaacaccagagactccAACATTCAActtgcacatttacttagctcgagtgaaggaatagaattaaaaaaaacttaaaatttcgaatgatttttttggctacttcgaccttggaatcgaacgattcgaagtaaaaatcgtttgaccattcgatagtcgaagtactgtctctttaaaaaaaacttcgaccccctagttcgccacctaaaacctaccgaggtgcaatgttagcgtatggggaaggtcctcataagCTTCCTAataattttctgattgaaggaaaagtgtacgatcgaaggattaaaattCTTTGAAATGTTCGATCgttaggaaatgcggtaaatccttcgacttcaatattcaaggtcaaaagattttacttcgacggtcgaatattgagggttaattaaccctcgatattcgacactaagtaaatgtgccccctagattttggaaaaaacaataaaaatgaaagaacGTTAAGTAATTGAAGAAAGTGATTATTTGTGGTGAATAATGTGAAAGAAGTGAATAAAGTGTTGTGTTTAATGAGGGAgagagaacagcagggggcgctAGTGATATCACAGCAGCACAACTATAAGTAACACAAACTCACAGACCTGTCCAACTGCTTCTCCCACATTCCAACCTGTACAAACCCATGAGACACTTTCACCAACCCAATCACTACCCACAACCATGTGTGTGTATAACgtacgtgtgtatgtgtgtgtgtgtgtatataacgtacgtgtgtatatgtgtgtgtgtgtataacgtacgtgtgtatgtgtgtgtgtgtgtataacgtacgtgtgtatgtgtgtgtgtgtataacgtacgtgtgtgtgtgtgtataacgtacgtgtgtatgtgtgtgtgtgtataacgtacgtgtgtatgtgtgtgtgtgtgtataacgtacgtgtgtatgtgtgtgtgtataacgtacgtgtgtatgtgtgtgtgtataacgtacgtgtgtatgtctgtgtgtgtataacgtacgtgtgtatgtgtgtgtgtataacgtacgtgtgtatgtgtgtgtgtataacgtacgtgtgtatgtgtgtgtgtgtataacgtacgtgtgtatgtgtgtgtgtgtataacgtacgtgtgtatgtgtgtgtgtgtgtataacgtaCGTGTGATGTGTGGTGTGTATAACGTACGTGTGTATGTGTTGTGTTATAACGTACGTGTGTATGTTGTGTGTGTATAACgtacgtgtgtatgtgtgtgtgtataacgtacgtgtgtatgtgtgtgtgtataacgtacgtgtgtatgtgtgtgtgtgtataacgtacgtgtgtatgtgtgtgtgtgtataacgtacgtgtgtatgtgtgtgtgtgtgtataacgtacgtgtgtatgtgtgtgtgtataacgtacgtgtgtatgtctgtgtgtgtataacgtacgtgtgtatgtgtgtgtgtataacgtacgtgtgtat
The sequence above is a segment of the Xenopus laevis strain J_2021 chromosome 8L, Xenopus_laevis_v10.1, whole genome shotgun sequence genome. Coding sequences within it:
- the f11r.L gene encoding junctional adhesion molecule A; translated protein: MVATASNSGRPQLLALLCCCCLWTAALAGVTAPDPTITVKEGDSPDLRCSYTSDYINPRVEWKFVNKDQETSFVFYDGSLTASYKDRATSYPQGIKLNQVTRKDAGEYSCEVTSTGTKVLYGEAKIQLQVIVAPGTPVAQVPSSARTGSVAELMCVETQGFPLPTFTWYHNNSPMQAKSQNSTYTIDPNTGVLKFASVGTSDSGEYYCKATNSQGEQSSAIVRMDVKDVNVGGIVAAVVIVLLILALLGFGLWFAYSRGYLDRKGNKKVIYSQPSETRSDKNFQQTSSFLV